A genomic region of Prosthecobacter algae contains the following coding sequences:
- a CDS encoding tyrosine-type recombinase/integrase has translation MKRPLVTLRKIKHKRYTHVVSWWRGGTRERRYFNASNKAELKEVGDFANEKERELTNEGRRHGEMTDAEKAAVIRAREMADHYATLGVQDFTLEAALTHYAAHLDARRVSVAMLTAYDEFHAAKGRERKSARYLQDIETTLQRFATAHKKKLVAELSENDVERYLHRLKLAPVTVGNHHRLISVFLSWCQGRGYTEHNAATRYKVPTSHAEEPGILTLEQTAALLNAAAPVIVPALAISLFAGLRASEVARLDWQDVDVLNGSITVKPRNAKMRRRRVVTMPDNLKTWLTPHVKTSGPVSPSPQIMRNRLKEARKTAEITKWPHNAGRHSCASYGYDFHQNAPLVAVQLGHDVVTLETHYKGLVKPGEGKKYFAILPTAETPSNIISIKEAA, from the coding sequence ATGAAGCGCCCGCTTGTCACTCTCAGGAAGATCAAACATAAGCGTTATACCCATGTCGTTAGCTGGTGGCGAGGTGGTACCCGTGAACGCCGTTATTTTAACGCCAGCAATAAAGCCGAATTGAAGGAAGTCGGTGATTTCGCCAACGAGAAGGAGCGGGAATTAACCAACGAAGGCCGCCGCCACGGTGAAATGACCGATGCGGAAAAAGCCGCCGTCATTCGGGCGCGGGAAATGGCAGACCATTACGCAACGCTTGGCGTGCAAGACTTCACACTAGAAGCCGCCTTAACCCACTATGCAGCCCACCTAGACGCCCGCCGTGTCTCCGTCGCCATGCTCACCGCCTACGATGAATTTCACGCCGCCAAAGGCCGGGAAAGGAAAAGCGCCCGTTATCTGCAAGACATTGAAACCACGCTGCAACGCTTTGCCACGGCTCACAAAAAGAAGCTCGTAGCCGAATTGAGCGAGAACGATGTAGAGCGCTACTTGCACCGCCTCAAGCTGGCACCCGTTACGGTAGGCAATCACCACCGCCTGATTTCCGTCTTTCTCTCCTGGTGCCAGGGGCGAGGCTACACGGAGCACAACGCCGCCACCCGCTACAAGGTGCCCACCTCACACGCTGAGGAACCCGGCATCCTCACACTAGAGCAAACCGCCGCCCTGTTAAATGCAGCCGCGCCCGTCATTGTCCCTGCCCTTGCCATTTCACTTTTTGCAGGTCTAAGAGCCTCAGAAGTGGCCCGCCTAGACTGGCAAGACGTGGACGTTCTAAACGGCTCCATAACGGTCAAACCACGAAATGCCAAGATGCGCCGCCGCCGTGTCGTCACCATGCCAGACAACCTCAAGACGTGGCTAACTCCCCACGTCAAAACAAGCGGCCCTGTCAGCCCTTCCCCTCAGATCATGCGCAACCGATTGAAGGAGGCACGCAAGACCGCAGAGATTACCAAATGGCCCCACAATGCAGGCCGCCACTCTTGCGCCTCCTACGGCTACGACTTCCATCAAAACGCCCCTCTTGTAGCCGTGCAGTTAGGGCATGACGTGGTCACACTTGAAACCCATTACAAAGGCTTAGTGAAGCCAGGAGAGGGCAAAAAATACTTCGCCATTCTGCCCACCGCAGAGACGCCTAGCAACATCATCTCAATCAAGGAGGCAGCATGA
- a CDS encoding HupE/UreJ family protein: MLAAPMLKSLHSLLLAPLLLLLGLQELMPQLLGTLDLQILGEEMLSGFRHIFPEGLDHIAFILGLFFLSRTLPILLAQTTLFTLAHSLVLGIVVISGLAVPGHWVEIGVGLSIALLALEGLYPTRLERWRPLMILVFGVIHGLAFAHSFVQTENIRRNPLSALFGFNLGVELGQLVLIAALVIVFSPWWQRAWYRPRICLPALSLIALSGLHWAWARW, from the coding sequence ATGCTAGCCGCCCCCATGCTGAAAAGCCTCCACAGTCTCTTGCTAGCTCCCCTGCTCCTCCTGCTGGGCCTGCAGGAACTCATGCCTCAGCTCCTGGGCACGCTGGATCTCCAGATCCTGGGCGAGGAGATGCTTTCAGGCTTCCGGCACATCTTTCCCGAGGGGTTGGACCACATTGCCTTCATCCTCGGCTTGTTTTTCCTCTCCCGCACCCTGCCCATCCTGTTGGCGCAGACCACGCTTTTCACCCTGGCGCACTCTCTGGTCTTAGGCATCGTCGTCATCAGTGGCCTCGCCGTACCAGGTCATTGGGTCGAAATAGGAGTTGGCCTCAGCATCGCCCTTCTGGCGCTCGAGGGCCTTTACCCCACCCGTCTTGAGCGCTGGCGTCCCCTCATGATCCTGGTCTTCGGCGTCATCCACGGCCTGGCCTTTGCCCACAGCTTTGTGCAGACGGAAAACATCCGCCGCAATCCCCTCTCCGCCCTCTTCGGGTTCAACCTCGGCGTCGAACTCGGCCAACTCGTCCTCATCGCCGCACTCGTCATCGTCTTCAGCCCCTGGTGGCAACGCGCCTGGTACCGCCCCCGCATCTGCCTGCCCGCCCTCAGCCTCATTGCCCTCTCCGGCCTTCACTGGGCCTGGGCCCGTTGGTAA
- the radC gene encoding RadC family protein, whose protein sequence is MSHRIHDLPEEDRPRERLLRLGPGVLTDAELLAIFINTGVKGENAIQVAQRLLREVGTLRQLSRTSPAELAASRALGPAKAAHLAAAFEIGKRAEREWARDTPMNSPELIYRYLAAEMQCLAHESMRVLLLNTRLNLQRDEELFRGTVNETVAHPREILQSAIVHKAYGFAVVHNHPSGDPSPSDADKRLTRRLKEGAEVLGLNFVDHVIIGLPGENRGQPYFSFRESGML, encoded by the coding sequence ATGTCCCATCGCATTCATGACCTGCCGGAGGAAGATCGCCCTCGTGAACGCCTGCTGCGTCTAGGCCCCGGCGTCCTGACAGATGCGGAACTGCTGGCCATCTTTATCAATACCGGGGTGAAGGGGGAAAATGCCATCCAGGTGGCTCAGCGTCTTTTGCGGGAGGTGGGCACGCTGCGGCAGCTTTCCCGCACCAGTCCGGCTGAGCTAGCCGCTTCGCGTGCTCTGGGGCCGGCGAAGGCGGCGCATCTAGCGGCGGCTTTTGAGATCGGCAAACGGGCCGAGCGCGAGTGGGCGCGGGATACGCCGATGAATTCGCCCGAGCTGATCTACCGCTACCTGGCGGCGGAAATGCAATGCCTGGCCCATGAGTCCATGCGTGTGCTGCTGCTGAATACCCGGCTGAATTTGCAGCGGGATGAGGAGCTTTTTCGCGGCACGGTGAATGAGACGGTGGCCCATCCGCGTGAAATTTTGCAATCGGCCATCGTTCACAAAGCCTACGGTTTCGCGGTGGTGCACAATCACCCCTCGGGAGATCCCAGCCCGAGCGATGCGGATAAGCGCCTGACACGCAGGCTGAAGGAGGGCGCGGAGGTGCTGGGACTGAACTTTGTGGACCATGTCATCATCGGCCTGCCGGGGGAGAACCGGGGGCAGCCGTATTTTAGTTTTCGCGAAAGTGGGATGCTGTGA
- a CDS encoding anthranilate synthase component II, translating to MLLIIDNYDSFTYNLVQYFGEMGAQMEIHRNDQITLEEIAKLKPDHICVSPGPCTPKEAGISCDVIRTFGQSIPVLGVCLGHQSIGHVFGGDVVRAGRLMHGKTSVIKHTGESVFKGLPQPFTATRYHSLLVKRDTLPDCLEITAVAGDDESEIMGLRHKELPIHGVQFHPESILTQEGKKLLKNFLEM from the coding sequence ATGCTTTTGATCATCGATAATTACGACTCCTTCACCTACAACCTCGTCCAGTACTTTGGCGAGATGGGGGCGCAGATGGAGATCCACCGGAATGACCAGATCACCCTGGAAGAGATTGCGAAGCTGAAGCCGGACCACATCTGTGTTTCCCCCGGGCCCTGCACGCCGAAAGAGGCGGGCATCAGTTGCGATGTCATCCGCACCTTTGGCCAGAGCATCCCCGTTCTGGGCGTGTGCCTGGGGCACCAGAGCATCGGCCACGTTTTCGGTGGCGATGTCGTGCGCGCGGGGCGCTTGATGCATGGTAAAACCTCCGTCATCAAGCACACGGGAGAATCCGTCTTCAAAGGTCTGCCGCAGCCCTTCACGGCCACGCGTTACCACTCCCTATTGGTGAAGCGGGATACGCTACCGGATTGCCTGGAGATCACGGCAGTGGCGGGCGATGATGAGAGTGAGATCATGGGCCTGCGGCACAAGGAGCTGCCCATCCATGGCGTGCAGTTCCACCCGGAGTCCATCCTCACTCAGGAAGGGAAAAAGCTGCTGAAAAACTTCCTGGAGATGTAG
- a CDS encoding PQQ-binding-like beta-propeller repeat protein, which yields MKRLSFALFLSLCGPALADEATDLLQQSGVKGGIVVHVGCGDGQLTVRLKANERYQVQGLTQDPKEVATLREALHKTGQYGAVAVESWNGKHLPYIENFVNLLVVEDPAVSKEEMDRVLAPLGVAMVRKNGAWEKTVKAWPTGMDEWTHYAYDSKGNTTSKDLLVGPPTRMQWVGNPRWSRHHDRMSSVSAKVSSGGRIFYIMDEGSRISILMPAKFMLIARDAFNGTILWKKPIPQWSTHLWPLKSGPTQLTRRLVSIGDKVYVTMGIAAPISCLDAATGEVIREYAQTAGTEEILYRDGTLYALANQEPWRLNEEFAVKAQSDQKRVETEFNWDGKPRNLFAIEAETGKTLWKKEDRIAPVTLCLDDKRIAYYNGDGLACLDVKTGETKFADVPAQRRKLYEFNFAPRVLLHNDVILYAGGDGSMKGVHADTGKDMWTASHEKSGYRSMEDLIVAQGLVWNAGTTSGNQSGEYTGRDPLTGLVKKKFYPDVPEGTYWFHHRCYQAKATEKYLMPSRTGIEYVDMEKQHWDLNHWVRGACLYGVLPANGLTYAGPHNCACYPEAKLDGMSVLASQPRYPMPAYTPDAERLSRGPAYAEAVEEKDADAKDWPTYRADNARSGSSNQDLLPDLGLAWEVKLTPPLSTSSSAGGLTFVAEVDRHTLHAFDSTTGQEAWHFIAGGRIDSPPSYWKGRVYFGGKDGYVYCLRAKDGALIWKFQGAPTQLSHGAWEMMESVWPVHGSVLVENGLVTFVSGRSCFLDDGLWFYRVDAKTGEMKVKQHYDDRDPDTGGDLNDRHKTLQMPVALNDILSSDGKWTYLRTQKIGNDGKRVEVGPVSGDFDKQGGAHKGEGQHLFAPMGFLDDSNFHRSYWVYGKSFAGGHGGYFQAGKYAPAGRILVHDDKNVYSYGREAQYYKWTTTMEYTLFSTPKAPPEQAYDTEGAKTERKGNSVVLGPDGQPLAVQPTKETQVGHSETMKANAAKKKGKGKGAAKGKAVAKGQPVPGSVQFPDMDVLDPSQKALSIEAWVLPDTASGTLLHHGGPLQGVVLDIREKKPQLHVRSGGKVTTIVSAEALTEGWHHIVGTLSQEKVMNLYLDGKLVAQGTGDLIAARPKNPLMLGNGQGAAEGSAGSFSGLMDQFALYHKALTPAEVESRFAAPDTQPKSAILVCNFDNGDSRDSSGNQVHGVGAGVETGKGKVGAALWFKGGASGGGKAGGSFVKHTWDRYVPIVARSMALAGKTLFVSGPPDTIDEEYAFERLAARDPEILKELAEQDAALSGERGAKMWAVNVETGEQSAGLEITSPPVWDGITVAQGRVYVSTMDGRIQCFGKK from the coding sequence ATGAAGCGACTCTCCTTTGCCCTCTTCCTTTCCCTTTGCGGGCCTGCTTTGGCCGATGAGGCGACCGACCTCCTCCAGCAGTCGGGAGTCAAAGGCGGCATCGTCGTGCATGTCGGTTGTGGAGATGGTCAGTTGACCGTCCGCCTCAAAGCTAACGAACGGTACCAGGTGCAGGGCCTGACCCAAGACCCGAAGGAGGTGGCAACCCTGCGCGAAGCTTTGCACAAAACCGGGCAGTATGGAGCCGTGGCGGTGGAAAGCTGGAATGGCAAACACCTGCCTTACATTGAGAACTTCGTGAACCTGCTGGTGGTGGAAGACCCCGCTGTCAGCAAAGAAGAGATGGACCGCGTGCTCGCCCCCCTGGGTGTGGCGATGGTGCGCAAAAATGGGGCTTGGGAAAAGACGGTGAAGGCCTGGCCCACGGGCATGGATGAGTGGACGCACTACGCCTATGACTCCAAAGGCAACACCACCTCCAAAGACCTGCTGGTGGGCCCGCCTACCCGCATGCAGTGGGTGGGAAATCCGCGCTGGAGCCGCCACCATGACCGCATGTCCTCCGTCAGTGCGAAGGTCTCCTCGGGCGGGCGCATTTTTTACATCATGGATGAGGGCAGCCGCATCTCCATCCTCATGCCCGCGAAGTTCATGCTCATCGCGCGCGATGCCTTCAATGGCACCATCCTCTGGAAGAAACCGATCCCGCAGTGGAGCACGCACCTGTGGCCGCTGAAGTCCGGCCCCACCCAGCTCACCCGCCGCCTGGTTTCCATTGGGGACAAAGTGTATGTCACGATGGGTATCGCAGCCCCCATCTCCTGCCTGGATGCAGCCACGGGCGAAGTCATTCGCGAGTATGCGCAGACCGCTGGCACAGAAGAGATCCTGTATCGCGACGGCACCTTGTATGCCTTGGCCAATCAGGAACCTTGGCGCTTGAATGAGGAGTTTGCCGTCAAGGCGCAGAGCGATCAAAAGCGCGTGGAGACGGAGTTCAACTGGGATGGCAAACCGCGCAATCTCTTCGCCATTGAAGCTGAAACGGGCAAGACGCTTTGGAAAAAAGAAGACCGCATCGCCCCCGTCACGCTCTGCCTGGATGACAAACGCATCGCTTACTACAATGGCGATGGCCTGGCCTGCCTAGACGTGAAAACGGGCGAGACGAAATTTGCCGATGTGCCTGCTCAGCGCCGCAAGCTCTACGAGTTCAACTTCGCCCCGCGTGTGCTCCTGCACAATGACGTCATCCTCTACGCGGGCGGTGATGGCAGCATGAAGGGCGTCCATGCAGACACGGGCAAGGACATGTGGACCGCCTCTCATGAAAAGAGCGGCTACCGCAGCATGGAGGACCTCATTGTGGCGCAGGGCTTGGTCTGGAATGCGGGCACCACCAGCGGCAACCAGAGTGGTGAATACACGGGCCGCGATCCACTGACCGGGCTGGTGAAAAAGAAATTTTACCCGGATGTTCCTGAAGGCACTTACTGGTTTCACCATCGCTGTTACCAAGCCAAGGCGACGGAGAAGTACCTCATGCCGTCCCGCACGGGCATTGAGTATGTGGACATGGAAAAACAGCACTGGGATCTCAATCACTGGGTACGCGGGGCCTGTCTCTATGGAGTGCTGCCTGCCAACGGCCTCACCTACGCGGGCCCACACAACTGCGCCTGCTACCCGGAGGCGAAGCTGGATGGCATGAGCGTGCTGGCCTCCCAGCCCCGTTACCCCATGCCCGCCTATACGCCTGATGCGGAGCGGCTGAGCCGTGGCCCGGCTTACGCGGAGGCGGTGGAAGAAAAAGACGCCGATGCCAAAGACTGGCCCACCTACCGGGCCGACAATGCCCGCAGCGGCTCCTCAAACCAGGACCTGCTGCCAGACCTGGGCCTGGCCTGGGAGGTCAAATTGACCCCACCTCTCAGCACCAGCTCCAGCGCCGGGGGCCTCACCTTTGTCGCGGAGGTGGATCGCCACACCCTCCACGCGTTTGATTCCACCACGGGCCAGGAGGCCTGGCACTTCATCGCCGGAGGCCGCATTGACTCGCCGCCGAGTTACTGGAAAGGCCGCGTGTACTTTGGCGGCAAAGATGGTTATGTCTATTGCCTGCGGGCGAAGGATGGCGCGTTGATTTGGAAGTTCCAAGGGGCTCCTACCCAGCTCAGTCATGGTGCTTGGGAGATGATGGAAAGCGTGTGGCCGGTGCATGGCAGCGTGTTGGTGGAAAATGGACTGGTCACTTTTGTCTCCGGGCGTTCGTGCTTCCTGGATGATGGCCTGTGGTTTTATCGTGTGGATGCTAAGACTGGCGAGATGAAGGTGAAGCAACACTACGATGATCGCGATCCCGACACCGGGGGTGATCTCAACGACCGCCACAAGACCCTGCAAATGCCCGTGGCGCTGAATGACATCCTCAGCAGCGATGGCAAATGGACCTATCTGCGAACACAAAAAATAGGCAACGATGGCAAGCGCGTGGAGGTGGGCCCCGTGTCCGGCGATTTTGATAAACAAGGCGGTGCCCACAAAGGCGAAGGCCAGCACCTGTTTGCGCCCATGGGTTTCCTGGATGACTCCAATTTCCACCGTAGCTACTGGGTCTATGGCAAGAGCTTCGCCGGTGGCCATGGCGGATATTTCCAGGCGGGCAAGTATGCCCCCGCTGGCCGCATCTTGGTGCACGATGACAAAAACGTGTATTCCTACGGACGCGAAGCCCAGTACTACAAGTGGACGACCACCATGGAGTACACCCTATTCTCCACACCCAAGGCGCCCCCCGAACAGGCCTACGACACCGAAGGTGCCAAGACGGAACGCAAAGGAAACTCCGTGGTGCTCGGTCCTGATGGCCAGCCCCTCGCCGTGCAACCGACCAAAGAAACGCAGGTGGGCCACAGCGAGACGATGAAGGCCAATGCAGCCAAGAAAAAAGGCAAGGGCAAAGGCGCAGCGAAAGGCAAGGCCGTGGCCAAAGGCCAGCCCGTTCCCGGCTCCGTCCAGTTCCCTGACATGGACGTGCTGGACCCAAGCCAAAAGGCGCTTTCCATCGAGGCCTGGGTGCTGCCAGACACCGCCAGCGGCACCCTCCTCCACCACGGTGGCCCGCTGCAGGGCGTCGTCCTGGACATTCGCGAAAAGAAACCGCAACTGCACGTCCGCAGCGGGGGCAAAGTCACCACCATTGTCTCGGCAGAAGCCTTGACCGAAGGCTGGCACCACATCGTGGGCACTCTGTCACAAGAAAAGGTGATGAACCTTTACCTGGATGGCAAACTGGTCGCCCAAGGCACAGGCGACCTCATCGCCGCACGGCCCAAAAATCCCCTCATGCTGGGCAATGGCCAGGGAGCAGCGGAAGGCAGCGCGGGAAGCTTCAGCGGGCTGATGGATCAATTTGCCCTCTATCACAAAGCACTCACCCCTGCTGAAGTGGAATCACGTTTTGCCGCGCCTGATACCCAGCCCAAGTCGGCGATCCTGGTCTGCAACTTTGACAATGGCGACTCCCGCGATAGCTCAGGCAATCAAGTCCACGGCGTGGGAGCAGGTGTGGAAACGGGTAAGGGCAAAGTAGGCGCGGCGCTGTGGTTCAAAGGCGGCGCCAGTGGCGGTGGCAAAGCGGGAGGCAGCTTTGTCAAACACACCTGGGACCGCTACGTGCCCATCGTGGCGCGCAGCATGGCCCTGGCCGGAAAGACCCTCTTTGTCAGCGGCCCACCCGATACCATTGACGAAGAGTATGCCTTTGAACGCCTGGCTGCACGCGATCCTGAAATTCTCAAGGAACTGGCCGAGCAAGATGCCGCCCTCAGTGGTGAACGCGGAGCCAAGATGTGGGCCGTGAATGTGGAAACCGGGGAGCAAAGCGCTGGCCTGGAAATCACCAGTCCGCCCGTCTGGGATGGCATCACCGTGGCTCAAGGCCGCGTGTACGTGAGCACCATGGACGGCCGGATCCAGTGCTTCGGCAAGAAGTGA
- a CDS encoding 3D domain-containing protein gives MSTPRLLCWSFATVVTISSLSSCALAPLETVGWASPKAKAGSPLQAGVRYEVRKALAAGVPFRPQEMKRYYFMMDAPRPPLMAATQVAGRRMTVRTTAYCHDEDDHIVYGVKNALGTPLKFGSVRSAAADWSRYPVGTRFRIAGQPDVVYEVDDYGSALVGTGTIDLYKPTQCQMNDWGVRHVDIEVIQWGSYQRSMDIMRDRTKWPHVRRMVEDIETKVYQVTAKSLRGPMTASL, from the coding sequence ATGAGCACACCGCGCCTCCTTTGCTGGTCTTTCGCCACTGTGGTGACGATTTCATCCTTGAGTTCCTGTGCATTGGCACCGCTTGAGACGGTCGGTTGGGCATCGCCGAAAGCGAAAGCAGGATCGCCTTTGCAAGCCGGTGTGCGGTATGAAGTTAGGAAGGCCCTGGCCGCAGGCGTGCCTTTCCGGCCGCAGGAAATGAAACGCTACTACTTCATGATGGATGCACCACGTCCACCACTCATGGCTGCCACCCAGGTGGCTGGACGGAGGATGACTGTGCGCACGACGGCCTACTGTCATGATGAAGATGACCACATCGTCTATGGGGTCAAGAATGCCCTGGGCACGCCTTTGAAATTTGGCTCCGTGCGCAGTGCGGCGGCCGATTGGTCACGCTACCCCGTGGGCACGCGTTTCCGCATCGCGGGCCAGCCGGATGTGGTTTACGAGGTGGATGACTATGGCAGCGCTCTGGTAGGAACGGGCACGATTGATCTCTACAAGCCGACTCAATGCCAGATGAATGACTGGGGGGTGCGCCATGTGGACATCGAGGTGATCCAGTGGGGCTCCTACCAGCGCAGCATGGACATCATGCGGGATCGCACCAAATGGCCGCACGTGCGCCGCATGGTGGAAGACATCGAGACAAAGGTCTATCAAGTCACGGCAAAGAGCCTTCGTGGCCCGATGACAGCATCTCTGTAA
- a CDS encoding efflux RND transporter periplasmic adaptor subunit yields MNARLFPSAWCSVLSLLGISLMPACKPPQAVPAAAPPPPAVIVGKVTKQTVPIYVENVGQTQASETVEIRARVSGFITEAPFKEGSLVKKGDLLFKIDPRSYAAVVDQSKANVTKAEASLERAKGDLQRLEPLVAASAISKQDRDTAGTTAKVAEADLLAAKAALATAELNLSYATMVAPFDGMIGARNVDVGNFVGSSADTMLLATVSTTDPMRVSFNVAEQNYLRFQRRFMGDEVAKEEHSSKMEFELILSDGKVYEHKGRFEFADRALDSRTGTLKIVVSFPNAEHLLRPGQFARVRAKPEERPDALLVPQRAVIETQSLQSVLVVGEGNKVIQKPVKTEGRYNDQFIVSSGLNEGDRVIIEGVQKARPGMVVNPTEPEAESPAPAPTKPEPSAPAAK; encoded by the coding sequence ATGAATGCGAGACTGTTTCCCTCCGCTTGGTGTAGTGTGCTTTCATTGTTAGGCATCTCGCTGATGCCCGCCTGTAAACCTCCTCAGGCAGTCCCTGCGGCAGCCCCACCGCCGCCTGCGGTCATTGTGGGAAAGGTGACGAAACAGACGGTGCCCATCTACGTGGAAAACGTGGGTCAGACGCAGGCTTCGGAAACAGTGGAGATCCGCGCTCGAGTGAGTGGATTCATCACGGAAGCTCCGTTTAAAGAAGGCAGCTTGGTTAAAAAGGGCGACCTGCTTTTCAAGATTGATCCTCGCTCCTACGCAGCGGTGGTGGACCAATCGAAGGCCAATGTGACGAAGGCGGAAGCCTCTCTGGAACGGGCCAAAGGCGACCTGCAACGACTGGAGCCCCTGGTGGCTGCCAGCGCCATTTCTAAACAAGATCGCGATACCGCAGGCACCACGGCCAAAGTGGCGGAGGCCGATCTCCTAGCCGCCAAAGCCGCCCTGGCCACGGCGGAGTTAAACCTCAGCTACGCGACGATGGTGGCCCCCTTTGATGGCATGATCGGTGCGCGCAATGTGGATGTGGGCAACTTCGTGGGCAGCAGTGCGGATACCATGCTGCTGGCCACCGTTTCCACCACGGATCCCATGCGGGTGAGCTTCAATGTGGCGGAGCAAAACTACCTGCGCTTTCAGCGGCGCTTCATGGGTGATGAAGTCGCCAAAGAGGAACACAGCTCGAAGATGGAGTTCGAGCTCATCCTCAGCGATGGCAAGGTCTATGAGCACAAAGGCCGTTTTGAATTTGCCGATCGCGCCCTGGATTCAAGGACCGGCACCTTAAAAATCGTCGTCAGCTTTCCCAATGCAGAACACCTCCTGCGCCCCGGCCAGTTTGCTCGCGTGCGAGCCAAGCCTGAGGAGCGGCCCGATGCCCTCCTGGTGCCGCAGCGGGCGGTGATCGAAACTCAGAGTTTGCAGTCCGTCCTGGTGGTGGGGGAAGGTAACAAGGTGATCCAAAAACCGGTGAAAACTGAAGGACGCTACAACGACCAATTCATTGTGAGCAGCGGCCTGAATGAAGGGGATCGAGTGATCATCGAAGGTGTGCAAAAAGCGCGTCCCGGCATGGTGGTGAATCCAACCGAGCCTGAAGCGGAAAGCCCAGCCCCTGCGCCAACAAAGCCAGAGCCCAGCGCCCCGGCAGCGAAGTAA